One Nostoc sp. CENA543 genomic window, TGGGTTTAAATCACAAATAGTTGAAGGTGAACCATTAACTAGTGATTTACCAACAGTCCTGAAGCAAAAATCTGAAAAAGTGTTAGCAGAACCAGCACTCAATTAAGAGACTTCCAACTAAAACAATATACAATCGCTGTGGTGAGCAGGGGTGCAGGGGGCAGGGAGCAGGGGGAAAATCAAAATATTCTCTCTCGGAATTTGAATAATTTATTTTCTAGAAGTCCCTAAGTTAGAAATTATAGCGTTTCTCAATTCAAAGAAGTACATTTATAAAAAGTTTAGGTGTATTTCGATTACCAGAGAAACGCTATAAATCCGCACCCTAGCAAATAGGTAAGCTAATCAGCATTTAAGTTGGATAAAGCTAGGGCTAAAGCCCTTACTACAAGCGAATCAGTCTGAAAAAATGAATGACGATTAGCTTATTAAGAAAAAAAGTGTTTTTAGCAATACAATCGGGTTGTCCTTTCGTAGCTTTTTGATAGTGTTGGGCATCCTTACTGTTCTTCTATCTGCCTTTGTTTTGTCATTCCATAACATTACAGTACGAGTTTTGTTTTCCGAACATCTCGTACTGGGTTTCTTTTTACTTGGTGGATATGTAAAACCGGATCTACCAAATTCTTTCTTACTAATGTTTATGCGAATGTTATTAGTAGTACCACTAATGGCATTAGTAGCATTTAAACTATATCCATCAGCACTGACAGAATTGCGAGACTTGTTCAGCCGAGAAAGGAGGGACATTTTATTTCAAGCTTTTGGCTGCGGGATACTAATGTTTGTGTATATTGCTTTACTTTACGTTGCTATTGGCTTAATTCCCACTGGAATTGCTCTCACCTTATTTTTTACCTATCCTATATTTACGGCTCTTCTATCTTGGAAATTTTTTGGCGATCGCCCCACATGGTTATGTTGGCTGGTAATGGCTATTATTCTGATAGGTAGTGTGCTGACAGTACCTCAATCTTCTACTACCTACAGTAACCAGTCTATTAACATTGGTATCATCACAAGTGTTAGTTCTGGGATAGTTTACGCTTTTTATAACATCATTGCCCAAAAATGCTTAACTAGATTTCATCCAGTTCCCTTCACCTGGATTAGCTTTGCCTCTACTCTCATACTTTCTGGTGTTTGTTTACTGTTTTGGCCGTCTCCCGGCACGCAACTTGATTGGACACCTTTGTGGATTGGCAGTATTTTTTCTGGTTTAGTCAGCTTTATTGGACACACAATGAATAATGCCGGAATTCGGATGATTGGCGCAACTACCGCCTCAATCATTGGTTCTAGCAGTCCA contains:
- a CDS encoding DMT family transporter; translation: MRMLLVVPLMALVAFKLYPSALTELRDLFSRERRDILFQAFGCGILMFVYIALLYVAIGLIPTGIALTLFFTYPIFTALLSWKFFGDRPTWLCWLVMAIILIGSVLTVPQSSTTYSNQSINIGIITSVSSGIVYAFYNIIAQKCLTRFHPVPFTWISFASTLILSGVCLLFWPSPGTQLDWTPLWIGSIFSGLVSFIGHTMNNAGIRMIGATTASIIGSSSPALTALVAWLTISEALNATQNVGIGIVTFGIALLSGEKWIKSLNMRS